Proteins encoded together in one Bactrocera neohumeralis isolate Rockhampton unplaced genomic scaffold, APGP_CSIRO_Bneo_wtdbg2-racon-allhic-juicebox.fasta_v2 cluster11, whole genome shotgun sequence window:
- the LOC126765764 gene encoding uncharacterized protein LOC126765764, which translates to MQRMALSSNSGCSSSKSNILPTGNVVCSGSVVTSEEAERLISSNSEEAIRRKNVNSSSNSSSSPHELSTDYNVSIANERKDNQPLGSNNCKCSSPACVNGSETHL; encoded by the coding sequence ATGCAACGAATGGCACTCAGCAGTAATAGTGGATGTAGTAGTAGTAAGAGTAATATACTACCAACGGGAAATGTAGTATGTAGCGGCAGCGTTGTGACGTCAGAAGAAGCTGAAAGACTTATCAGCAGTAATAGTGAGGAGGCAATTCGCAGAAAAAATGTGAACTCAAGTTCCAACAGCAGCAGCTCTCCACATGAGCTCTCAACTGATTACAATGTATCTATTGCCAATGAACGCAAAGATAACCAACCATTGGGAAGTAATAATTGTAAATGTAGCTCTCCTGCTTGTGTAAATGGCAGTGAAACACACTTGTAA